In Aedes albopictus strain Foshan chromosome 3, AalbF5, whole genome shotgun sequence, the following are encoded in one genomic region:
- the LOC109428060 gene encoding uncharacterized protein LOC109428060 gives MKVFVVLSVLLVAASARPEPPAPGGYPSYSAPSFSSAGDLGGPYASSQGGGGGGYNYQPATQVVQKHIYVHVPPPEKEEPSYPRVVQSATPQKHYKIIFIKAPTPPQPKAPIIPPPVQNEEKTLVYVLHKKPEEPEEIVLPTPPPTKPSKPEVYFIKYKTQKEKKPEYGPPKQEYGAPTGGAGGPY, from the exons ATGAAAGTGTTTGTAGTGTTAAGTGTACTGTTGGTGGCCGCTTCGGCGCGTCCAGAACCTCCGGCGCCCGGTGGCTATCCGTCCTACTCGGCACCCTCGTTCAGCTCGGCCGGTGATCTCGGAGGGCCGTATGCTTCCAGCCAAG gtggcggcggcggtggttACAACTACCAACCAGCCACCCAGGTCGTTCAGAAGCACATCTACGTCCACGTGCCCCCGCCAGAGAAGGAAGAGCCCAGCTATCCCCGAGTAGTCCAGTCGGCCACCCCCCAGAAGCACTACAAGATCATCTTCATCAAGGCCCCAACCCCTCCCCAACCGAAGGCCCCGATCATCCCGCCGCCAGTCCAGAACGAGGAAAAGACCCTGGTCTACGTCCTGCACAAGAAGCCCGAGGAACCGGAGGAGATCGTCCTGCCAACGCCACCACCAACCAAGCCCAGCAAACCGGAAGTCTACTTCATCAAGTACAAGACCCAGAAAGAGAAGAAGCCCGAATACGGCCCACCCAAGCAGGAATACGGAGCCCCAACTGGCGGAGCCGGTGGCCCATACTAA